tattcTGATATGTTATGTGTTGCGCTCAATTTGCCTAGCACTGAAATGGAAAGGACTTTTTACACGGAGGTCATAAAGGTTTAAATAAGGGTATTTTTCCCCACTGTGGTAGTTCTCCCTGTGGTAGTTCCAAGCTATTTCACAAATTGGATCATTGAGTTGAGCAGCGCATTATGGTATCAGTAGTTTGATTACAGACTATGAAGTTATACAGCAGAAACACTACAACCACAGGACCTCTGCATTTCTGGATAGAAACTGGTAATCGCGCacatctgaaaatgtatataaattcAGATCTATGTTTTTAGACACATATGCAATCAAAATTGTCACACTGTAGAGCCCTGGAGTAGGTTTTACCCCAGGAAGTCAACGGTTTCTGACATGATAGAACAATCACACCTAGCACCACCAATCATAGGTCACGCCTAGCACCACCAATCATAGGTCACGCCTAGCACCACCAATCATAGGTCACGCCTAGCACCACCAATCATAGGTCGAAGTAGCTCAGAAATCTAATTTCCCCGTTCTAAAGTCTGGTCAAACTGAAATTACTTTACTAATAAGTAACTAGTAGTACTCCTACTTGAGTCTTTACATTTACTTTAGATTATTACAATCAATGTCACAGTACTTTTCCTTAGATTTTCTGTCCTTTAACCACCATTGCATAAAACTACCcagcacaaataaaaacatgtaccTGTGAGGTTGGTCTGTTTCCTCTTCAGACCGTTCTCATTGCTGTTCTTGTTCTCCTCCTTTTCCGGCGTCTCCTCCAGGTTATGGCAGTTACCTCTGTACTTCACGGGGGTGCAGGAAATGTTCTCCCTGCCACAGTGCGACAGCCCCACCCAGACAAGCCCAGCAGAGTCCGCCGGTCCTCCCACCCTCTGTGCCCCCCCCCTGACCCACCGCGCAGGGACGGTAGAGCAGTGGCACACCGGCCTCTGGAACCCCGTCCCACTGGAAGTGTCCTTGAGCAAGAGGTTTCTCTGAGCGGAAGTCAAAGCCCCAGCGGTAGCAGGCTGCCTCCAGGTCTCTGTTCAGGGCGTCCTGGTACTCCTGCTGCAGCTGCTCGTGGTCCACTGGGCCGAACAGGTTCCGCCTGGCAGAACTTTCCCCCAGATAGGTCAGGACGCTCGTACGACTGGCCATGGTTGTTCCGGTTCTACACTGaaggaaacagagggaggggacGGCATGGTTAAGTGGGTGGACATCCACACAGAACACGGCAAGACAATAGCCTTGTACAGAAAAACGTAACGTCATCGTTATATGCTCATGTGAAAAGGAGACATCTGACGCACTTTGGACAGAAAATACAGACGAGACAAGTAATACGAAAAACAAAAGACCAgtgtaaaaacaataaaaaggcaGTAATAATAAATGAACAAGTGAGGTTGGAATTTCAAGTGGGACGTATAGATAAGCTCACAGATGTTCCAAAAAGCATGTAcaaaatcatttacaaatacaaagcTTACTAATTAACAAttgaacaaacaaaaagaatgatttggttgtgtttgttaaaatcCACAGTATGTGACACTAATTAGCCTAGTTCTGAGTCCCTTTAGTTTTGTAATTGCGACAGAACGTGGAAAGATATCCATGTTCCACTGCAACCAAGATTCTGTCAGATTTAAACTAATGGGGTATCAATGAAATGATTATCACTATATCCTAGTACCAACAATAATCAAACTGagacaaatatttataaatagaATCTGAAAGTTGACATTCCAATATAATGTAATAACTATCACACTATGAACACTATTAACAAGTTCTACAGCTAGTCTACCCCAACCAAAACTACCAGCAAAGAACTTACCATTTATGCACAAGTAAATCTCAAAATCCCAATCAAACCGTGTAGCATCTGTGTAAACCTTATATGATCTGTGGAACACTGAGGATGCTTATATCAGCCACACAGTGATTCATACAGCCCTCCTACTTATACCTCATCTAGATTGGTACATGCCTGGGCAAACTTCGACAGCAACATGTAGAGACAAGTCCTGTGTTATATGAATGTTATACTGCACGTAACCACTAGGCACCAGTGTTTATCCATAATTTGCATCCATACCTTTTTGCACTGTATATACTTGATGgggaataatacattttagaaataaatgTAGCAGTTTCTTCAGAAAATATACTATTGTATATAGGCCCTTTGAGCTAGactttttgaaaataaactagTGTAAAATTTACTGTAAGCTAGGATTTTTGATAGGGAACCTCATCCAGCCATGTGAGAAAATAAACGTGTTCACACATTTTTCAGGTTAACAGAATAGTAAATTACTAAATTGCTAGATATCCAGTATTGTACAGTAAGACACTGGGTGATTACCCAGAACAAACTGGAAATTTCACAGATGAAACTTTATCTTCCTCACTTTGGGAggcacatttaatattttattgttttaaagagAATTTGGAGAGCCAGAAAGCATTTATTTTCAGATGTACACCTTCACATAATTATATTCAATTATCACATTATAGGGGCATTTTAGTTGGGTGTAAAAATACTTGATTGATGTCATTCAACAATGACTAGTTTGCTTAAGACTAGGTTAAAACTAAACATGGGTTAGTTAACGCTAAACATGGGTTTAGTGTTAATCTACCCAAACTAAATTAATTAATGCTCAGGCTAATCTCTGTTAACGTGTTAATAAACCTCACCCCAAAGTTACGGAAAGGGGAGGGCACAACAGAAGATGGCGGGAGAAAtacagaaagacaacttttgAAGAAACACACGTGGCTTCGTGCCCTGCCCACTTACTACTACACTCCACGTGAATGTGAAACCCGTGTGACCAGGTAATCTACAATTAAACTAAGTCCGTTAGAACTTTTACATTCACCAGTCAGATATTGTTTCCTCATTAAAattgtacaaaaatatattactgaaacaagtcgttgctgtaaataagaatgttcGTAGCATACATACGTGAGAAAACAACGGTTAACAAAGTATGTAACATAATAAATACGAGGATACCTACAACATTCCCCGCGTACGTCTAGGCTACCACACCACAAAATAACACCCATAAATTGGCCTACAATAATTATTCCGTGATTTTAATATAGCTTACGTCTACATGACATGTAGAAGCCGTATGTAGTTTAATGTACTCACATTGAAATTTGAATCCAAACTTCAGGCAAATTCCCTTTGTAGGGTTCAGGTAATTCTTTGAAGATGCAGTTTAGAAAACGATGATTTGTCGTacttaaagtaatgatgtgACGTTTGAAGTACTGTAAGCATTCGCATCACGCCTCGAGATTTTTCAGCCGTCTAGGTCGAAGGAAGTCGGAGTGACGCTTTGGTAGAATATCAGAAGAAACGCCCCTTTCGATTGACGCTTCCGCGCAGAACTTCCCGATCAGCTCGTTACTTTCTAGTTTGGCTGAAGCTTTTTCTTCCTCACTTTGGTGGgcgtatttcttttttataataTCAAAGGCGGGGTTTGTTGAGGAAAAAGCACGTGTATTTCGCGCGGGTAAACACCCAAACACGTGAATACAATGGGGGAATATGAAGCCCGGACCACAGCCGACTGACGCGAGGCAAATCTGCCTTTATTGGGCGAGTTGGCTCAACACAAAACAAGGATGTCAGTGAGCATGTGGTTAGGATTGTTTACAAATGATGAGTCCAATGAAATAGCTTAGCCTATTTTACTCTTGACAAATAATGCATAGGCTTAGCCATGTTTTATCATTAGGAAGAAAATGTTGGATATTTCTACCAATGTATATTATTATGGAAGTCTATGACTGACACTATTAAACCATAAATTAATGGCACTGCAATTTCCTTGTCAAATTGCCAGGAATTACGCATACCCCATCAATCCCCCGCCCACTTTGCTGTTTTGGCGCTTGCATACCACGCAGTTAAAACGCTTCCTTTAAACATAGTTCACACAGGCAACAGATTCAGCTACAACTGTTAGAATGCCGGTTATCGTATTTGGCGTACAAAGGCCGCAGTAAAACGCTATATgtagcctatatatatatatatatatatatatatatattattttttttttaaatgctgcttTGCATGGTGtatattcttaaaatgtattttaaaaggaCTAACGACATGGGGAAATATAAACTGAAAATAagggggaggggttatgtatatatttccagttgtgtgtatattttccaggttgtgtgtatatgtggagaggggtcatagatttgtctagttgagggttgtgtgtatgtggggagcagGCTACAGTCACTTTGGCTCCGGGgagcatgttcatgaggcctactgatgtaggaaagaaactgttcttgtggcgagaGTCTTGGTCCTGATAGACATCAACCTTCTaccagaggggagagttctgaatagttcctttccagggtgagagggatcagccccaatctttgTGTAGGTCTTGTTGAGGcagcagattgcagccaatcaccctccCCGCAGAGCGGATGTTTTGCTGCCTGCCCTTGTTGCAGCGTACCAGACAGTgttggaggaggtcaggatggactctacgATGGtagtgtagaaatgcaccatcatagtctttggcagtttgaactttttcagatgccgcaggaagtacatcctctgctgtgctttctttctgtaagagaggtgatgttgagctcccacttgaggtcctgggcgatggtggtgcccagaaagcgaaaggactccacagagttgactgggaAGCCACCCAGGGTGATCGGGGGAAGGGCAGCTGTGTTTCTTCTGAAGTCCActgtcatctccactgtctttagggtGTTGAGCTCCAAGTTACTCTGACTGCACAAGGACACCAGATGttcaatctcccacctgtaggcggactcatctccatcagaaataagtcagatgagggtggtgtcatccgaaaacttcaggagcttgacagagtggtgactggaggtgcagctgttggtgtacagggagaagagtagggggACAGGACGCAGCCTTGAGGGGTgccggtgctgatggtcagggggtcagacaggTGCTTCCTGAGCCTCACGTACTGCCTCTTGTTGGACAAAAAGGCTGTGATGTGGACTCGGGAACTCCCAGTTGGGACAGCTTGTCCTGGAGCAAAGCAGTAATTTAAGGTGTTGAATGTGGAACTGAAATATTCACAAATAGGATTCAGGTGTaggttccaggggagtccagatgctggaggatgaagtgaacAGCCATGTTGACTGCAtcatccacagacctgttggctctgtagaCAAACTGCAGTGGATCTATTAGAGGGCTGGtctggtcttgaggtgggacagcacAAGGGGCTCCAATGacttcataaccacagaggtcagggtgaCGTGTCTGTAGTCCTGTGATCCTTGGCTTCTTGGGGACTGGGATCATGATAGTGGACTTGAAACAGGCCCGGGATGCAGCCCGTGATTCAGCACTCTCCAGTAAGATGTTtgtaaacacagcagaaagctgatctgcacagtgatttagggtggatggggagacaccATCAGGCCCTGCTGCTTTGCGATGtcacagcatcagtgtactcatccagaccattAGTGGCAGACCTAAAAATgtcccaatcagtgcattccagACACCCACACAGCTCCTCTGTTCACTGCTCCACATCTTTGACTTTCAACAATATGTAGTCCATGTAAAGTGAATTGCATTAGGCACTACGCAGGGGTCTGGAAAATGTATGGGTGGATTTAACGCTGTGcacttctaaaatgtatttggttagTAAACACACTCCCAGGTATTTGCTAggatacatacaggtgctggtcatataattagaatatcatcaaaaagttgatttatgtcagtaattccattcagaaaattaaatgtaaacgaatattatattcattcattacacacggttctgttcgtaatttttatggacagaatttttaggcgcagccaggggccggagggtgtcaggtttggggaccacacaatttcgtctctgctctttgcagatgatgttgtcgtgttggccccttctaaccaggaccttcagcatgcactgggacggtttgcagccgaggccatccaaggccatggtcctcagtcggaaaagggtggcttgcccacttcaggttggtggagagtgcctgcctcaagtggaggagtttaagtatctaggggtcttgttcacgagtgaggaaatgatggaacgggagattgacagacggatcggtgcagcttctgcagtaatgcagtcgatgtatcggtctgtcgtggtgaagaaagagctgagccgcaaggcgaagctctcgatttaccagtcaatctacgttcctactctcacctatggtcatgagctttgggttatGACCGataggacaagatcccggatacaggcggccgaaatgagctttctccgcagggtggccgggcgatcccttagagatagggtgagaagctcggtcacccgggaggagctcagagtagagccgctgctcctccacatcgagaggggtcagctgaggtggcttgggcatctttttcggatgcctccggaacgccttcctgggaaggtgttccggtcccgtcccaccgggaggagaccccggggaagacctaggacacgctggagggactatgtctcccggctggcctgggaacgcctcggtgtccccccggaagagctagaggaagtgtctggggagagggaagtctgggcatccctgcttagactgctgcccccgcgacccggccccggataagcggaagaagatggtatggtattacacacagactaatatatttcaaatgtttatttattttaattgtgatgattataactgacaactaatgaaaatcccaaattcactatctccaaaaatttgaatattacttaagaccaatacaaaaaaaatatttttagaaatgttggccaactgaaaagtctgaacatgaaaagtatgagcatgtacagcactcaatacttagttggggctccttttgcctgaatttctgcagcaatgcggcgtggcatggagtcgatctgTCTGTGGCattgctcaggtgttatgagagcccagattgctctgatagtggccttccgctcttctgcattgttgggtctggtgtatcgcatcttcctctttacaataccccatagattttctatatgaagtgctctaaaacttcctggtagacggctgcgttgaccttggacctcagaaaacacagtggaccaacaccagcagatgacatggcaccccaaaccatcactgactgtgggaactttacactggacttcaagcaacgtggattctgtgcctctcctctatttctccagactctgggaccttgatttccaaaggaaatgcaaaatgtactttcatcagagaacataactttggaacactcagcagcagtccagtcctttttgtctttagcctaggcgagacgcttctgacgctgtgtaatgttcaagagtggcttgacacaaggaatgcgacagctgaaacccatgtcttgcatacgtctgtgcgtggtggttcttgaagcgcTGACTCCAGCtgtagtccactctttgtgaatctcccctacatttttgaatgggttttgtttcacaatcctttacagggtgcggttatccctattgcttgtacactttttctaccacatcttttccttcccttcgcctctctattaatgtgcttggacacagagctctgtgaacagccactctttagcaatgacctttgtgtcttgccctccttgtgcaaggtgtcaatagtcatcttttggacagctgtcaagtcagcagtcatccccatgattgtgttgcctacagaactagactgagagaccatttaaaggcctttgcaggtgttttgagttaattagctgattagagtgtggcaccaggtgtcttcaattttgaaccttttcacaatattcaaattttctgagatactgaatttggggttttcattagttgtcagctataatcatcaaaattacagaaataaacactcaaaatatcagtctgtgtggaatgaatgtatacattttacaagtttcactttttgaatggaattactgaaatcaactttttgatgatattctaattctatcaccagcacctgtatactatGGCATGAATAGAAAGTTGCTTCTGACCTGACTTTTTCAGGATCTTATGTTCAgtttttctatttaaattaAGCAGATTCATGTCATTCCGTGTGTTCAAAATAAGTGACAAGAGCAACAAGGAAGAGTGGCATGATATACCAATAACTTTGCCTGTTGGATTGTATAACCTCTTGCTTGACTAGGTGCACAAAAGATTGTTTGCCATTCTTTGAATACAGAACACAATGTTATTAAATTTAGGTTGCTACTGTCTGTAATAGGCTCCTCAGCACCCAATACTAAAAATTGCACAACCACAGGAACACAGAATTGTCAGGTGTGTCTTACAACACC
This sequence is a window from Esox lucius isolate fEsoLuc1 chromosome 17, fEsoLuc1.pri, whole genome shotgun sequence. Protein-coding genes within it:
- the cdkn1a gene encoding cyclin-dependent kinase inhibitor 1, whose translation is MCRTGTTMASRTSVLTYLGESSARRNLFGPVDHEQLQQEYQDALNRDLEAACYRWGFDFRSEKPLAQGHFQWDGVPEAGVPLLYRPADSAGLVWVGLSHCGRENISCTPVKYRGNCHNLEETPEKEENKNSNENGLKRKQTNLTDFYQSKKRVVGTPRKSGQ